The following coding sequences lie in one Myxococcus xanthus genomic window:
- the sugE gene encoding quaternary ammonium compound efflux SMR transporter SugE — MSWILLIIAGLLEVGWAIGLKYTEGFTKLVPSVLTGAAIVASMVLLGIATKNLPIGTAYGVWVGIGAVGAAIMGIVLFNEPATPARIFFLVLLLTSIVGLKVTSGR, encoded by the coding sequence ATGTCCTGGATTCTACTCATCATCGCGGGGTTGCTCGAGGTCGGTTGGGCCATCGGTCTCAAGTACACCGAGGGCTTCACCAAGCTGGTACCAAGCGTCCTCACGGGCGCCGCCATCGTCGCCAGCATGGTGCTCTTGGGGATCGCCACGAAGAACCTGCCCATTGGCACGGCCTATGGTGTGTGGGTCGGCATTGGCGCAGTGGGCGCGGCCATCATGGGCATCGTGCTCTTCAATGAGCCGGCCACGCCCGCGCGCATCTTCTTCCTGGTGCTGCTGCTCACCTCCATCGTGGGCTTGAAGGTCACCAGCGGCCGGTAG
- a CDS encoding efflux RND transporter permease subunit translates to MLTRLIEWSLSHRWAVLLGTGALIVSGLLAFRALPIDAIPDTTPTQVQVNTVAPALTPNEVERQLTVPVEQALAGLPRVSELRSISKFGLSQVTLQFEDGTDLWFARQQVSERLSRVQLPAGIAPPTLGPVATGLGEVFHYLVKSRTKSLEELRTLHDWVIAPQLRSVPGVAEVNAWGGEEKQWHVIVDPRRLQQFNLSLGDIYRALEENNANVGGGVLERGGTATLVLGVGVLADGNAIEDVVIAAHHGVPVRIRDVARVEVGHEIRRGATTADGEGEAVLGLGFMLVGENSHTVTKALAQRLADIQRTLPEDVRLEPVYERTELVDHVLRTVRTNLLEGALLVIAVLFIFLGNWRAGLIVAAAIPLSLLFAFNAMLRFGIAGTLMSLGAIDFGLVVDSSVIMVENAERRLSEARDGRSLLEVVRDAAIEVRKPTLFGELIIMVVYLPILALEGVEGKLFRPMALTVIFALLGSALLSMTLMPVLASFALKRGGGPHHEPRLMRWLQRIYRPVLEWALAHARVTLTAAALLIVGATLAATRLGSEFVPRLSEGTLVINTVRLAEVSLSESIRYGSQIERVLLSRFPDEVRRVWTRTGTAEVATDPMGVELSDVFITLKPRAQWKRATTQEELVNEMKAELADLPGMRMAFLQPIEMRVNEMIAGVRSDVGIKLFGDDLDVLKAKARELETLVKAIPGAADVTVEQVTGQPVLEIRVDRAAVARYGIPARSVLDVVEAVGTRIVGEVREDERRFDLAVRLSEEYREEPTRLATIPVAAPGGERVPLGRLTTMKETSGPTTIQREWGKRRLVVQANVRDRDLGGFVAEVRRTLDEKLELPAGYYVRYGGQFEHLERAQTRLLIVVPVALALIFLLLYLTYQRVLDAVRIFAGVPFALVGGVLALLLRGLPFSISAAVGFIALSGVSVLGDMVLVSRVRALLEQGQALSEAIRQAAVSRLRPVLMTAAVAAIGFVPMALNTGVGAEVQRPLATVVIGGVLSSTLLTLVVLPVLYSVFRRTP, encoded by the coding sequence ATGCTCACCCGGCTCATCGAATGGTCGTTGTCCCACCGCTGGGCCGTCCTCCTGGGAACGGGGGCCCTCATCGTTTCGGGCCTGCTCGCCTTCCGGGCGCTGCCCATCGACGCCATCCCGGACACGACGCCCACGCAGGTGCAGGTCAACACCGTCGCACCGGCGCTCACGCCCAACGAAGTGGAGCGCCAACTCACCGTCCCCGTGGAGCAGGCGCTCGCGGGCCTGCCTCGCGTCAGCGAGCTGCGCTCCATCTCCAAGTTCGGCCTCTCCCAGGTCACCCTCCAGTTCGAAGACGGAACCGACCTGTGGTTCGCGCGGCAGCAGGTGTCCGAACGGCTGAGCCGGGTGCAGCTGCCAGCGGGCATCGCGCCCCCGACGCTCGGGCCCGTCGCCACCGGCCTGGGCGAGGTCTTCCACTATCTCGTCAAGAGCCGGACGAAGAGCCTCGAGGAGCTGCGCACCCTGCACGACTGGGTCATCGCGCCCCAACTGCGCAGCGTGCCGGGCGTGGCGGAGGTGAATGCCTGGGGCGGCGAGGAGAAGCAATGGCACGTCATCGTCGACCCCCGCCGCCTGCAGCAGTTCAACCTGTCCCTCGGAGACATCTACCGGGCGCTGGAGGAGAACAACGCCAACGTCGGGGGCGGGGTGCTCGAGCGGGGCGGCACGGCGACGCTCGTGCTCGGGGTGGGAGTGCTCGCGGACGGCAACGCCATCGAGGACGTGGTCATCGCGGCGCACCACGGCGTCCCTGTCCGAATCCGGGACGTGGCGCGCGTCGAGGTGGGCCATGAAATCCGGCGCGGCGCCACCACCGCGGATGGCGAGGGCGAGGCCGTGCTGGGCCTGGGCTTCATGCTGGTAGGCGAGAACTCCCACACGGTGACGAAGGCGCTCGCCCAGCGGCTGGCGGACATCCAGCGGACGCTTCCCGAGGACGTCCGCCTGGAGCCCGTCTACGAGCGCACCGAGCTGGTGGACCACGTGCTGCGCACCGTCCGGACCAACCTGCTGGAAGGCGCGTTGCTCGTCATCGCGGTGCTCTTCATCTTCCTGGGCAACTGGCGCGCCGGCCTCATCGTGGCGGCGGCCATTCCGCTGTCGCTCCTGTTCGCCTTCAACGCGATGCTGCGTTTCGGCATCGCCGGCACGCTCATGTCGCTGGGCGCCATCGACTTCGGGCTCGTCGTCGACTCCTCCGTCATCATGGTGGAGAACGCGGAGCGGCGACTCTCCGAGGCCCGGGACGGACGCTCCCTGCTGGAGGTGGTGCGGGATGCCGCCATCGAGGTCCGCAAGCCCACGCTCTTCGGCGAGCTCATCATCATGGTGGTCTACCTGCCCATCCTCGCCCTCGAAGGCGTGGAGGGGAAGTTGTTCCGCCCCATGGCGCTCACCGTCATCTTCGCGCTCCTGGGCAGTGCGCTGCTCTCCATGACGCTGATGCCGGTGCTGGCCTCCTTCGCGCTGAAGCGAGGCGGTGGCCCTCACCATGAGCCACGGCTGATGCGCTGGCTCCAGCGAATCTACAGGCCCGTCCTCGAATGGGCGCTGGCCCACGCGCGTGTCACCCTGACCGCCGCCGCGCTCCTCATCGTGGGCGCCACCCTCGCCGCCACGCGCCTCGGCAGCGAGTTCGTCCCCCGCCTGTCCGAAGGCACGCTCGTCATCAACACCGTGCGTCTGGCGGAGGTCTCCCTCTCCGAATCCATCCGCTATGGCAGCCAGATAGAGCGGGTGCTGCTGTCCCGGTTCCCAGACGAGGTGCGACGCGTCTGGACCCGGACCGGCACCGCGGAGGTGGCCACGGACCCCATGGGCGTCGAGCTGTCCGACGTCTTCATCACCCTCAAGCCCCGAGCGCAGTGGAAGCGGGCCACCACCCAGGAGGAGCTGGTGAACGAGATGAAGGCCGAACTGGCGGACCTCCCAGGCATGCGCATGGCCTTCCTCCAGCCCATTGAAATGCGCGTCAACGAAATGATCGCGGGCGTGCGAAGCGACGTCGGCATCAAGCTCTTCGGGGATGACCTCGACGTGCTCAAGGCCAAGGCCCGCGAGTTGGAGACGCTGGTGAAGGCCATTCCCGGTGCCGCCGACGTCACCGTGGAGCAGGTGACGGGCCAGCCCGTGCTGGAAATCAGAGTGGACCGGGCCGCGGTGGCCCGTTACGGGATTCCCGCCCGCTCCGTCCTCGACGTCGTGGAAGCAGTGGGCACGCGCATCGTCGGCGAGGTGCGCGAAGACGAGCGGCGCTTCGACCTGGCCGTGCGCCTCTCCGAGGAGTACCGCGAGGAGCCCACGCGGCTCGCCACCATCCCCGTGGCCGCGCCCGGCGGCGAGCGCGTTCCCCTGGGACGGCTGACGACCATGAAGGAGACGTCCGGCCCCACCACCATCCAGCGCGAGTGGGGCAAGCGGCGGCTGGTGGTCCAGGCCAACGTGCGAGACCGCGACCTCGGCGGCTTCGTCGCGGAGGTCCGCCGCACGCTCGACGAGAAGCTGGAGCTGCCCGCGGGCTACTACGTCCGCTACGGCGGTCAGTTCGAACACCTCGAACGCGCACAGACGCGCCTGCTCATCGTGGTGCCGGTCGCGCTGGCACTCATCTTCCTGCTGCTCTACCTCACCTATCAGCGCGTCCTGGACGCCGTGCGCATCTTCGCGGGCGTCCCCTTCGCGCTCGTGGGCGGTGTGCTCGCGCTGCTGCTGCGGGGCCTGCCCTTCTCCATCTCCGCCGCCGTGGGCTTCATCGCCCTGTCCGGCGTATCGGTCCTGGGGGACATGGTGCTCGTCTCACGGGTCCGCGCCCTTCTGGAGCAAGGCCAGGCCCTGAGCGAAGCCATCCGCCAGGCAGCCGTGTCCCGGCTGCGGCCCGTGCTGATGACCGCCGCGGTGGCCGCCATCGGCTTTGTGCCCATGGCGCTCAACACCGGCGTCGGCGCGGAGGTCCAGCGGCCCCTGGCCACGGTCGTCATTGGAGGCGTCCTGTCGTCCACCCTGCTCACCCTCGTGGTGCTCCCAGTCCTCTACTCGGTCTTCAGGAGGACTCCGTGA
- a CDS encoding methyl-accepting chemotaxis protein codes for MRLSLTHKITLAPIVVALLFVLLSQGYTVPRLQEAFEAQGRELSGALPTVLAAAVADGMKRSAHDEVQQTLEAVARHGGAAYVAAFDAGGTLVGVAGEKAQMLRDAREQLKSSEGGLVLRDGDTELQDLVAPVPGDAGRVHVGFDRTHARGLVEGALANVGITALVALLVFTAAAFLVSRAIVSPLIQLSAAVRHIAERGDLRQTIRIDSDDEVGQLARAVGMLVGKLKELLHQLQSSTELLSDSVSGLTESADQQNEMVTRHAAALQETQVTAQEIRQTAMLASGSAESVIQVAERAEQLSRTGEEAVSASIDGMEEVRNQVAEIAARITALGERTKQISGITETVKDLADQSHLLAVNAAIEAARSGEHGKGFVVVAKEIRALADQSIRATNQVRRILQDINQAIIGTVEITVEGTERMEAGLTQVRTSGETLKQLTAIVEDSTAAARQIARTVSQQATGIEQIFTAVNELNTLMTDTVSRISTTSDSAMSLKMLSERVSQVVRAYNV; via the coding sequence ATGCGACTCTCACTCACCCATAAAATCACCCTGGCGCCCATCGTCGTGGCGCTCCTGTTCGTCCTTCTCTCCCAGGGCTACACCGTGCCTCGGCTCCAGGAGGCCTTCGAGGCGCAGGGGCGGGAGCTGAGCGGCGCGCTGCCGACGGTGCTCGCCGCCGCGGTGGCGGACGGCATGAAGCGGAGCGCGCACGACGAGGTCCAGCAGACGCTGGAGGCCGTGGCTCGGCATGGTGGGGCGGCCTACGTCGCCGCGTTCGACGCGGGTGGGACGTTGGTGGGCGTGGCCGGTGAGAAGGCCCAGATGCTGCGGGATGCCCGCGAGCAGTTGAAGTCCTCCGAGGGAGGGCTCGTCCTGCGGGATGGGGACACGGAGCTGCAGGACCTGGTGGCGCCGGTTCCAGGTGACGCCGGCAGGGTCCACGTGGGCTTCGACCGCACCCATGCGCGTGGGCTCGTGGAGGGGGCGCTCGCGAACGTGGGCATCACCGCGCTGGTCGCGCTGCTCGTCTTCACCGCGGCGGCCTTCCTGGTCAGCCGCGCCATCGTGTCACCCCTGATCCAGCTCTCCGCGGCGGTCCGTCATATCGCCGAGCGCGGCGACCTGCGGCAGACTATTCGCATCGACTCGGATGACGAGGTGGGGCAGCTCGCGCGGGCCGTGGGCATGCTGGTGGGCAAGCTGAAGGAGCTGCTGCATCAGCTCCAGTCCTCCACGGAGCTGCTCAGCGACTCGGTGTCGGGGCTGACGGAGTCGGCGGACCAGCAGAATGAGATGGTGACGCGCCACGCGGCCGCGCTGCAAGAGACGCAGGTGACGGCGCAGGAGATTCGCCAGACGGCGATGCTGGCGTCGGGCTCCGCGGAGTCCGTCATCCAGGTGGCCGAGCGCGCCGAGCAGCTGAGCCGCACCGGAGAAGAGGCCGTCTCGGCGAGCATCGACGGCATGGAGGAGGTGCGCAATCAGGTGGCGGAGATCGCCGCGCGCATCACCGCCCTGGGCGAGCGGACCAAGCAGATCAGCGGCATCACCGAGACGGTGAAGGACCTGGCGGACCAGTCCCACCTGCTGGCCGTCAACGCCGCCATCGAAGCGGCGCGGTCCGGGGAGCACGGCAAGGGCTTCGTCGTGGTGGCGAAGGAGATTCGCGCGCTGGCGGACCAGTCCATCCGGGCCACCAACCAGGTTCGGCGCATCCTCCAGGACATCAATCAGGCCATCATCGGCACGGTGGAAATCACCGTCGAAGGCACCGAGCGCATGGAGGCGGGGCTGACGCAGGTCCGCACGTCCGGCGAGACGCTGAAGCAGCTCACCGCCATCGTCGAGGACAGCACCGCGGCGGCGCGGCAGATCGCGCGGACGGTCAGCCAGCAGGCCACGGGCATCGAGCAGATCTTCACCGCGGTCAACGAGCTGAACACCCTGATGACGGACACCGTGTCCCGCATCTCTACGACGAGTGACTCCGCCATGTCCCTGAAGATGCTCTCCGAGCGCGTCTCCCAGGTCGTCCGCGCCTACAACGTCTGA
- a CDS encoding TolC family protein produces the protein MRVLPLLLLFVPTPALSARPLTMEQSVTLALEHSPRLIEGRAEAASAQARWEGADLPLQSNPQLQAAVGPRLRDEGDTLELNVGISQQLEIFGQRRARKDAARAATEASRFRLESLQVELAADVRQAFGRALASEQALRLSEDALGLAEEGRKVAKERLEAGAASHIEMNIATVERGRALQEKVRATRLRHQALAELKLLLGMDPNEDITLEHALRTEVTPQPALSVLVERASGQRQDVKAARAEWEAARAELRFASRDALPRPSVGLAYGREENDTIIQGTINIDLPVFNRNQAERGASVARERRAQQRLAATERFVRAEVELALSRYQSAQAAAELFDAEVLAALQENLNLVTEAYRAGKVDSLQLLIIRREALDGRRGYIEALEELNTAHAQFLKVMGTLR, from the coding sequence ATGCGCGTCCTGCCCCTCCTGCTTCTCTTCGTTCCGACGCCGGCCCTCTCGGCTCGCCCCCTGACGATGGAGCAATCCGTCACGCTCGCGCTCGAACACAGTCCTCGCCTCATCGAAGGCCGCGCCGAAGCCGCGTCCGCGCAGGCGCGGTGGGAGGGCGCGGACCTCCCGCTTCAAAGCAATCCGCAGCTCCAGGCCGCCGTGGGTCCGCGACTGCGCGACGAGGGAGACACGCTTGAACTCAACGTGGGCATCAGCCAGCAGCTCGAGATCTTCGGACAGCGACGCGCGCGCAAGGACGCCGCGCGCGCCGCCACGGAGGCCAGCCGGTTCCGACTGGAATCCCTCCAGGTGGAGCTGGCCGCGGACGTGCGTCAGGCCTTCGGCCGGGCGCTGGCGTCCGAACAAGCGCTGCGGCTGAGCGAAGACGCGCTGGGGCTCGCGGAGGAAGGGCGCAAGGTCGCGAAGGAGCGGCTCGAGGCAGGCGCCGCTTCCCACATCGAGATGAACATCGCGACGGTGGAGCGAGGCCGGGCCCTGCAGGAGAAGGTCCGCGCCACCCGGCTGCGGCACCAGGCCCTGGCGGAGCTGAAGCTCCTGCTGGGCATGGACCCCAACGAAGACATCACCCTGGAGCACGCGCTCCGGACAGAGGTGACGCCCCAGCCCGCGCTCTCGGTGCTCGTCGAGCGAGCCTCCGGTCAGCGCCAGGATGTGAAAGCCGCCCGGGCCGAATGGGAAGCGGCCCGGGCCGAGCTCCGGTTCGCCAGCCGCGACGCCCTGCCCCGCCCCAGCGTGGGTCTGGCCTACGGCCGGGAGGAGAACGACACCATCATCCAAGGGACGATCAACATCGACCTGCCCGTCTTCAACCGAAACCAGGCCGAGCGAGGCGCGAGCGTCGCGAGGGAACGGAGGGCCCAGCAGCGGCTCGCCGCCACCGAACGCTTCGTCCGCGCCGAGGTCGAACTCGCGCTCAGTCGGTACCAGTCCGCCCAGGCGGCCGCGGAGCTGTTCGACGCCGAGGTGCTCGCCGCGCTCCAGGAGAACCTGAACCTCGTCACCGAGGCCTACCGTGCCGGCAAGGTGGACTCCCTGCAACTGCTCATCATCCGGCGCGAGGCCTTGGATGGGCGCCGTGGCTACATCGAAGCACTCGAAGAGCTGAACACCGCCCACGCCCAGTTCTTGAAAGTCATGGGGACCCTGCGCTGA
- a CDS encoding efflux RND transporter periplasmic adaptor subunit → MRASRVGPSVLAVLLALSAASCSQPASPPAAKAPSPAPAASGGTSTPSEPALCEHRVPAELCTRCTPDLIDVFKDQDDWCGEHGVPESQCFQCNPGLTFTARDTAPKDWCKEHAVPESRCTKCNPSLVAKFIEAGDYCREHGFPESVCPYCHPELVKAAGAQPPTFPEPGTRVRLASAETVREAGIQTRRAVKRPFARTLDVVGQLDFNQNRLAQLSARSEALITDVRVDVGDEVKAGQPLVLVTSGAVGADQGRLSAAQTRLTVARSALEREQRLATSGISARKDVETAQAEVAAAEAERNAARAALSAAGANGQGPQGTYALSAPFAGTVVARDAVAGRHASAGQPLIQVADLSTMWALLEIPEADAAQVRAGQRVTLTFESMPGQTRDATLARVGASVDRASRTVRARVELPNPDGALKAGLFLRARVQVAPEHEAVLVPHAAIQRAEGQTLVFVRKQPGLYEPVAVELGASTREEVEIVKGLSAGVEVVTTGAFLLKTEILKDSIGAGCCETAGGE, encoded by the coding sequence ATGCGTGCCTCCCGAGTCGGCCCCAGCGTCCTGGCGGTGCTGCTGGCACTGAGCGCCGCCAGTTGCAGCCAACCAGCGAGTCCCCCTGCGGCGAAGGCGCCTTCACCGGCTCCAGCCGCCTCGGGAGGCACGTCCACCCCGTCCGAGCCCGCACTCTGTGAGCACCGCGTCCCCGCGGAGCTGTGCACCCGGTGCACCCCCGACCTCATCGACGTCTTCAAGGACCAGGACGACTGGTGCGGTGAGCACGGCGTGCCCGAATCCCAGTGCTTCCAATGCAACCCGGGCCTCACGTTCACCGCGCGGGACACCGCCCCCAAGGATTGGTGCAAGGAGCACGCGGTCCCCGAGTCCCGCTGCACCAAATGCAACCCGTCGCTGGTCGCGAAATTCATCGAGGCCGGTGACTACTGCCGGGAGCACGGCTTCCCGGAGTCCGTCTGCCCGTACTGCCACCCGGAGTTGGTGAAGGCCGCGGGCGCCCAGCCCCCCACCTTCCCCGAACCGGGCACGCGCGTCCGCCTCGCGTCCGCCGAGACGGTCCGCGAGGCTGGCATCCAGACACGTCGCGCGGTGAAGCGGCCCTTTGCCCGGACCCTGGACGTCGTCGGGCAGCTCGACTTCAACCAGAACCGGCTGGCGCAGCTGTCCGCCCGCAGCGAGGCGCTGATAACGGACGTCCGCGTGGACGTCGGCGACGAGGTGAAGGCGGGCCAGCCACTGGTGCTGGTCACCTCCGGGGCCGTGGGCGCGGACCAGGGGCGGCTGTCGGCGGCACAGACGCGGCTGACGGTGGCGCGCTCGGCGCTCGAGCGCGAGCAGCGGCTGGCCACGAGCGGAATCAGCGCACGAAAAGACGTGGAGACCGCCCAGGCGGAGGTCGCGGCGGCCGAGGCCGAGCGCAATGCCGCCCGCGCGGCGCTCTCCGCCGCGGGCGCCAATGGCCAGGGCCCGCAGGGGACCTATGCCCTGTCGGCGCCCTTCGCGGGGACGGTGGTGGCGCGAGACGCCGTCGCCGGACGCCATGCATCTGCTGGACAGCCGCTCATCCAGGTGGCGGACCTGAGCACCATGTGGGCCCTGCTGGAGATTCCGGAGGCGGACGCGGCCCAGGTTCGCGCGGGACAGCGCGTCACCCTCACCTTCGAAAGCATGCCCGGCCAGACGCGTGACGCCACGCTCGCCCGCGTGGGCGCGTCGGTGGACCGGGCCTCCCGCACGGTGCGCGCCCGGGTCGAACTGCCCAACCCCGACGGAGCCCTCAAGGCCGGGCTCTTCCTCAGGGCCCGGGTGCAGGTCGCCCCGGAACATGAGGCGGTGCTGGTTCCCCACGCGGCCATCCAGCGCGCGGAAGGCCAGACGCTGGTCTTCGTGCGCAAGCAGCCGGGGCTCTACGAGCCCGTCGCGGTGGAGCTGGGCGCCAGCACGCGCGAGGAGGTGGAAATCGTCAAGGGCCTGTCGGCGGGGGTGGAGGTCGTCACCACCGGCGCCTTCCTGCTCAAGACGGAGATTCTCAAGGACTCCATCGGCGCGGGCTGCTGCGAGACGGCGGGAGGCGAGTAG
- a CDS encoding cysteine hydrolase family protein, which yields MSAGKRSDTALLIIDVINDLDFPGGENVLPWALRMVERLGPFAARMRRAGVPVIYVNDNFGYWRSNFRDTYDHCTRKGSRGRNVARALKPQPDDYFILKPKHSAFFATSLVPLLEHLGTRKLILAGLATNLCIFFSAHDAHMHEYQLTVLSDCCAAESDNDHDLALSQLQRFLHVRVCRSDEVHLSAKRPRATKHTSPKKAAQSAS from the coding sequence ATGTCAGCGGGGAAACGCTCCGACACGGCCCTGCTCATCATCGACGTCATCAACGACCTGGACTTCCCTGGCGGGGAGAATGTCCTCCCGTGGGCCCTGCGCATGGTGGAACGGCTGGGCCCCTTCGCGGCGAGGATGCGGCGGGCCGGCGTCCCTGTCATCTACGTCAACGACAACTTCGGGTACTGGCGCAGCAACTTCCGCGACACCTACGACCACTGCACCCGCAAAGGGAGCCGGGGCCGGAACGTCGCTCGGGCCCTCAAGCCGCAGCCGGATGACTACTTCATCCTCAAGCCCAAGCACTCGGCCTTCTTCGCCACCTCCCTGGTGCCATTGCTGGAGCACCTGGGCACCCGGAAGCTCATCCTCGCGGGGCTGGCCACCAACCTGTGCATCTTCTTCAGCGCCCATGACGCGCACATGCACGAATACCAGCTCACGGTGCTGAGCGACTGCTGCGCGGCGGAGAGCGACAACGACCATGACCTGGCGCTCTCCCAGCTCCAGCGCTTCCTCCATGTGCGCGTCTGCCGGAGCGATGAGGTGCACCTGAGCGCGAAGCGCCCCCGCGCCACGAAACACACGTCACCGAAGAAGGCCGCTCAGTCCGCGTCGTAG
- a CDS encoding TlpA family protein disulfide reductase: protein MRPPTALRLLLLGLSSLTWACKSEPPPAYVRLQGTAPTVADVPPSRALLIVFWASWCPPCRQETPQLVALAKAPPEDLQVVVFSHDETPQAVESFFKGPPPAPLHLRLDVDKRAGDAFGVNLLPVSVLLVDGRQVARFSGPREWDSSAMRRLLERLIREPPPSAPRPLD from the coding sequence ATGCGCCCCCCCACCGCCTTGCGCCTGCTTCTGCTCGGCCTGTCGTCGCTGACCTGGGCATGCAAGAGCGAGCCCCCACCGGCCTATGTCCGGCTCCAGGGGACCGCGCCCACCGTCGCGGACGTGCCGCCCTCCCGCGCCTTGCTCATCGTGTTCTGGGCGTCGTGGTGTCCGCCCTGCCGGCAGGAGACACCCCAGCTCGTCGCCCTGGCCAAAGCGCCCCCCGAGGACCTCCAGGTTGTCGTCTTCAGCCATGACGAGACGCCCCAGGCGGTGGAGTCGTTCTTCAAGGGGCCTCCACCCGCGCCGCTCCACCTGCGCCTCGACGTGGACAAACGAGCCGGTGACGCGTTCGGCGTGAACCTGCTTCCCGTCAGCGTCCTCCTGGTCGACGGCCGCCAGGTCGCCCGCTTCTCGGGCCCGCGGGAATGGGATTCCAGCGCGATGCGTCGTCTGCTGGAGCGCCTGATACGCGAGCCCCCACCCTCAGCGCCTCGCCCGCTGGATTGA
- a CDS encoding MBL fold metallo-hydrolase — protein sequence MRDAFLGGGRPKRRGLWRYALGVMGLGAVVGALLTWTTTDGLQSFGARADGARLERMKASSRYQDGIFINTAGARLPQNGPDWGTLKEMLFGTQQRTPPSALPMERDVAAALAKQPESGLRVTWLGHSTLLVEIDGFRILTDPIWGERASPSTIAGPKRFHPPPLPLDALPDVDAVLLSHDHYDHLDMPTIRAMVPRQVKFYAPLGVGAHLEKWGVPAERVVELDWWQEVSLGEGEGRLRMVATPAQHFSGRGLTDRNSTSWTSWTLLGSRHRVFFSGDTGLTEEFAEVGRRFGPFDVTMFEVGAFHPSWGSIHLGPRQALKAHEMVRGRTLLPIHWGTFNLALHAWDAPANELAVEARERGVSLLTPVLGRPVEPTRERADTAWWSTVQTAAVAGDAP from the coding sequence ATGCGCGATGCGTTCCTGGGTGGAGGTCGTCCGAAGCGGCGGGGCCTGTGGCGGTATGCCCTGGGCGTGATGGGGCTGGGCGCGGTCGTGGGTGCCCTCCTCACGTGGACGACGACGGACGGCCTCCAGTCTTTCGGGGCGCGTGCGGATGGGGCGCGCCTGGAGCGGATGAAGGCATCGTCGCGCTACCAGGACGGCATCTTCATCAACACCGCCGGTGCCAGGCTGCCGCAGAATGGACCGGACTGGGGCACGTTGAAGGAGATGCTCTTCGGCACCCAGCAGCGTACACCGCCGTCCGCGCTGCCCATGGAACGGGACGTGGCCGCGGCGCTGGCGAAGCAGCCGGAGAGCGGCCTGCGCGTAACGTGGCTCGGCCACTCCACGCTGCTGGTGGAGATTGACGGCTTCCGCATCCTCACAGACCCCATCTGGGGCGAGCGCGCGTCGCCGTCCACCATTGCTGGGCCCAAGCGGTTTCATCCGCCTCCGCTTCCGCTGGACGCGCTGCCGGACGTGGACGCAGTGCTGCTGTCGCATGACCACTATGACCACCTGGACATGCCCACCATCCGGGCGATGGTGCCGCGTCAGGTGAAGTTCTACGCGCCGCTGGGCGTGGGGGCGCACCTGGAGAAGTGGGGCGTTCCGGCGGAGCGCGTGGTGGAGCTGGACTGGTGGCAGGAGGTGTCATTGGGGGAAGGGGAGGGACGCCTGCGCATGGTGGCCACGCCCGCGCAGCACTTCTCCGGCCGAGGCCTGACGGACCGCAACAGCACGTCCTGGACGTCGTGGACGCTGCTGGGCTCGCGGCATCGGGTCTTCTTCAGCGGGGACACGGGGCTGACGGAGGAGTTCGCGGAGGTGGGCCGCCGCTTCGGTCCCTTCGACGTCACCATGTTCGAGGTGGGCGCCTTCCATCCATCCTGGGGAAGCATCCACCTGGGGCCCCGGCAGGCGCTGAAGGCGCATGAGATGGTGCGGGGGCGCACCTTGCTGCCCATCCACTGGGGGACCTTCAATCTGGCGCTGCACGCCTGGGATGCTCCGGCAAACGAGCTGGCGGTCGAGGCACGCGAGCGGGGCGTGAGTCTGCTCACGCCTGTCCTGGGCCGCCCCGTGGAGCCGACGCGGGAGCGGGCGGACACTGCCTGGTGGAGCACGGTCCAGACGGCGGCGGTCGCTGGCGACGCGCCCTGA
- a CDS encoding DUF2277 domain-containing protein — MCRNIKPLFNFAPPATDADIRAAALQFVRKIAGTRTPSKQNTDAFEVAVEEIFQSSKRMLDGLVATTPPKDRARFEAMKRLRYKKAESR, encoded by the coding sequence ATGTGCCGGAACATCAAGCCCCTGTTCAACTTCGCGCCTCCCGCCACCGATGCCGACATCCGCGCGGCGGCGCTTCAATTCGTCCGGAAGATTGCTGGGACGCGGACGCCGTCGAAGCAGAACACCGACGCCTTCGAGGTCGCCGTCGAGGAAATCTTCCAGAGTTCGAAGCGCATGCTCGACGGGCTGGTGGCCACCACGCCGCCCAAGGACAGGGCCCGCTTCGAGGCCATGAAGCGCCTGCGCTACAAGAAGGCGGAGTCCCGCTGA